The Notolabrus celidotus isolate fNotCel1 chromosome 19, fNotCel1.pri, whole genome shotgun sequence DNA window TTTGTGTACCTGGCTCAAGAATATGACTGTGCCCCTCATGTAGGAGTGTGTTTTGTTCATTTGGATACGGTGAAGTTCACAGTACTTCCTCAAAATTTTGACATGCGTTGGtgcaaaactaaaaatcataaaacacttttataaaaaataaaatttgtcaTTGCATTTGTGTTTGAGAATGTGTTGCAAGTACTTGGATATTACAGAGAGTATCTGGGGTAGAGATAAGGGTTCTGTTTTACCAACAATAACCAGCACAAAGGGGGATTAAATTGCTTTGGGTTAATTAGTGTGACTGCAGAGGGAGTCCAATAATGTACTAGTTGTCAtccctgtttgtgtttacataatTAACTTTAATTAAAATGGCACTCAGGGTTTCATACAGTCGTCAGAAACAGATCAGTAAACGCTGAAGGTCTTTTTCTCCAATTAGCTGTGCACACAAGAACACAATTATGTTTAATTTTTGGCctcattaattcttttttttttacttgacgCTGGGTTTGATGTCACTGTTAACGACTCTGACATactaatgaaaataaagtacaCACAACATTTACCAGGTGAGCGCCACCAAATATTGCACTAACCCTCCTATTCCATCAAGCATAACGCTGCTGCTTAATATGCTCATCCAAATACACTCACACTTATCTCAattatacatacagtacattcaaattaaataatgacTCAATTAAAGCTGTGGAAGGATCTTTGTTCAAATGGTTTGGCTAGATAAGATTTGTGCTTTTAGATTCTGCTCTGGACTCCTGCTTATAGCATGTTTGCTTCAGAAAGAAAGTTACCTTCATTTTAGCAAGCTGAATATTATGGGACTTACCCAACACTCAGATTCAAAGTCAAGAATTTCTGAAGCCACGCCAAGTGTTCCGTGCTTAACTGTATAGCTTTTGAGAAATCAGTTGCAGCCCCATGCTGCTCATCCTGTTCACTTTGCTACTTCTGGTAacagaagctcctgtgaggagtttttagcttgtAGTCTAAGGGCCTGAAATAATGATTCCTCTTTGTGACCTACAGAAGCATAAAATATCATCGGCATAAAGACTGATTATGTCTATTTGGTGATTTTTAATGCCCATAAATGCTGCCGCTGGGTAGGTGGTTGACTCAAAAATGCCTATGTTTCCAACAGTTAGATGAGAATTTGTGAGAAAACACAGCTGATTGATGAACAGAGCATAAGCCGCAAAGAGGATCCacttcgtccacagggggcgctaaaatTGACAGGaaccaaagttcctcacagacaAGTTCCTTTAAGATGAATGCATTATAAACAATATCCACACCATCTAAACAAAGACATTTAGTGACAGATGATGGTAAGTGATGCCAAGTGGAGTCATTACCACTGATGAATCTGCACAGGTTAATAACTTGTACGcacaagattattttattgtgtgcacaaaataaaaaccattcagtgccccatacaaaaaaaaaatcagttacCAATTCATTATGCTTTGATCAACTAACCTATAATACAACTTACTAGTTCAGCTCTGAAGAAGTACCAAAGAAAAATGAACTAACTTTATGGACAGGAGTTTTGGATTAAGCCGTTTGTGCAGTTTATGCAGAAGTAACTTTTGTAAGCTTTTACGTACACACGGGCCATATTTGACAATTAAACAGGTAGAGGAGGAACTTGGGATGAAGAATGAAGAGCAGacaacagagagacaaaaagtaaAGGAAAACAGTACAATGTGGTTCACAACCACAAGGTCTGTCTTTGAGCAGATATGGAGTCCAAGAGTAAAAGCATGTGTTTTACATAACTCTACCGTTTGCATGAGCAAGACAGCTTTTTCACTCCGTGCAGGAATATATATGGAATAATGCAGGTGTAGGAGGCTGCAACATAACTGGCCACCTCCACCACTAATGACGAGGTGTGGATGTTGTTGGTGATGCGCAGAAGTATATGAGTCAGCCAGCAGACCAAGAACACGCTGGCTACCGCCACCACACTCTTGGCTGCCCTCACCTGAGAGGTTGAGCTTGAACTGGGTTTAGCCGGCATCTGGCTTGGCTTTGAAAGAGCTGGTGGAGCTTCAGCTATGCTGCCAACGATTGGTGCCCTGCTGAGGGGGGAGCTCTTGGAGCTTTGTCCTGTATAGATGCTGGTCAGAGATGCGGATTCTTTAGGGTCTTTTGAGGTGCTTGGACCAGAAGCAGTGCCAACTGATAGGTCAATATTCTTATGATCAgggctcttcttctcctccttatCCATCTCCTTGGCAGCGTCAGAGTTGTGACTCTTAATGCGTCGCTGGTTTCGAAGCAGAGTTATGACAATCTGGATACTGACAAACACAATCCCAGCCATAGGAAGAGCATTCGCCAGTGTCAGATAAAAGATATCATAAATCTGACTGGCGATGGCATTTGGGTAGAGGTCTACACAGTCTTCATGGCTGTCATTTGTTGCCTTGACGGTAACAAAGAAGAAGTGTGGAATGCCAAAGACCACAGCCACAGTCCAGCTCCCAGCCAGGAGACATCCAATCAAGCGAAGGCTGTCCAGCTGTACTGGAGCACCGCCTCGTTTTAGGGATCTGACAAGCTTCTGGTGCCAGAAAATGCTGATGAAGAATGTTGTGTAGATGCTGCTGGTTTCTGAGAGGTCAGCGCAAAAACGAAACACGCCACAGAACGTTTCCCCAAGAATCCAGCGTCCAGCAAAGTCTGCAATGGTGTCAGGCAGGTCCACCAGGTAGTTGGTGATGAGGTTTGAGGCAGCCAGGTTGATGAAGAGGACCTCGTTGGTGCGGATGCCAGATTTCTGCCCAGGTAGGGAGCTTATTGCCAGCCAGTTGTTTCCAAGGACTCCTGCCAGAAACATGAAGGCTCTGATGATGGATTCAATCAACTCTTCTGCGTCCATCTTCACAGAGTGAGTCCCTGAAGCTTGTGATGTTGGATGCTTTGTTCTTTGGAGGTTTATCAAGGAGGGAACGAAGCCCAACCCAATTACACTGTAGAGTCCACGCAACCCATCAAGGAGCCATTCTCATGTAATCCCTCTGAgattcagtgtgtttttctcatgACAGGCCCTCCCAGGGAGCCCTCTGACTGAATGAGACTGAATGATGTAACTGAGGAAAGAATAAACAGCAGACTCTGATCGTCTACAAAGCAGCTGTGGAAATCTCAGGAGCCACTCATCAACAAATAATAGAAACATTATGACTCAGTAGTCTCTCTACCGCATGATCCATACCCATTTTATCACCCACCATCAGATCTTTTCGTCCCTGCATCATTGTGTCAGATCAAAACTATTGTGTGCAAGAAGTCATTTTATCTCCTCTCATCTGAGCAACGTGAGCACAGCTTCTTTTCACAATGTAGCGGCAGGTGATTTTACAACACACTATCAAGTCATATTTTTaatctttcactttttttcagtttgttatGTTCAAGCATCAACTGAATTTTAGCACAGGGCATGTGTGCCCGCTCTGACAACAAACGTAGATGTGTCTGTCCAGTGACAATGGACCTTTAATCTATTTCCCATCATAGAGGGTGATAAAGTAGTGGCTAGCAAAACCTAAATGATCCATAGAGACTGATCAATATGTTGGTTAGCCAATATCATTGGACAAATACATGTCTGTAGAGCTGTGTCcgtcattttatttattgcacaaaagtgcagaaaataatgcatttggagaaattgttaAAATAATCAGCATTCCGAGTTCCCCGACAAGATCAGTGAGTTTGATCTAAATGTTATTAAACCAGTATAGATCTCTAGAAAATGGGCTGCAGTCAAAAGGTCGTTTACTGTTGTTTTATACATTCTGGCATTACCAAGAAATGTCTGAGAGCCACCAGGACGGCAATAAATCTTTACAATAAATGTCCTGCAGCCAATAGCCTTAGTCTAGTATAGCCTTTTTTTGTAATGTTGGATTCTTGCCAGAGGCAAAACCAACTCAGGGGCCAAGAAAgtgtttattcattatttatttattcaagtcATTATTCTCTTGGCTACTTTTGCAGCTCGTAAAGAGACAacagtatttatttcagtatgTTTCATAACTGCTgtaaagctcctcacaggagctttaaagaaacatGCCTGATAGCACAGTTAATAGTACATTTAGTAAGTTTcgtccaagcagcaacctccggtctaaaaatatgagtccaatgcgaaagtgctaaaaactgcagttcatcaggatccgcttgaggctggctccggaagtaccggaaaccacatacacactaattcaaagaagacgatctttacagccgaaataaacatgtttacagcctggtacaaaagacgagtgtagtctggatagctcatttctcgatcgtggcaatttcgaagatattgagattacaagtcttccaatgagaggcacagctgacttgattgacaggcgggagcactgtagctgttggctaggagactcaaagcccgcctctttacagcagcaatatggctgccgccgccgattagcctcaaaacagcgcttcagaaacagatgggtgacgtcaagattactatgtccatattttcaCCTCATGATAACGATCTTGGTACAAGATAATGAGTGAGTTTCCTCAACCTGCCATCTAACTTATTATATGATTCTTTAAAGCTCTGAGTTTGAATCATATTTGCGCCCCCTGTGGGCATAGATACCTCTAAGCTCTGTGCTGATCTTGCTTGAAatgttttctgatgaaaaatatCATCCAGCTGTTTGTGATGGAACCACAGTATTAATTTTAGTCTATTTCATTACAAGCTAAAACCTcccaacaggagctttaaatattgaTAAAGCCGGTTACTATTAACCTTAGCCTACATAGAGTAAGCTCGTGCCTGGAGACATTTTTCAAAGAATAGGCGGTCTGATACTTTTAGAGAATATTGGCTCAGAAATGAGGTTGCAGGAAATAATAGAGCAAGATATTTTGATCATTTACTAAGAGACAAACCAGCTGTTCATCAGATCACAGTGGGGGTTTCAGTGGTGTGTAGCAGTGTCTCACGTCATTCGTGAGTAAAAGCTCCACCTTTGGGATAAACCAGAGGCGGCATCTGTGCGCCGCTGCCTGCCGGCACAGTCAGGACGGGACGCAGGAGCGGGCAGAGCCGCTGAAggctttaacatttcctctggTCTTTTTCGACGATGAGTTTTTGTTTCCAGCACTTCAATCTTGACGAAGGGCTTCGTCCGGAAAGAAACGCGAACAACCAGGTACTAGTTGCACGGTGGTGCGTTTACGGTCGCTTCCGTTAGTAGGATGAGACTCTGATGTGTGCGCAGAGGACAGGATGCCCGCCAGCGGCACCGACTCGCTGAAACCCAGCGCCTTCATCCCGGTGTGCACGGCCGCCTGCCTCCTGGTCGGCTCAACCTCCCTCTTCTTCGTCTTTACGTGAGTAAAGTTAGTGAAAggcactgtttgtttgttccacAGGAAATGCATCCATTCCTGAATACATCCTTTGCTCTTAAATCGCCTTGCATcccttcatcatcttcatttcTGCTTGCAGAATTGAGTTTTTACACcacacattattttaaaaatgtcactatTTGCTCCCTTCTTaccattaaacaaaaatataaaatacagactTTAACTGTAAAAAGCTGCTTCAAACCATAATTATATAAGAAATGCATTAAGACCACcgtttcttcctcttcatcactcaCTTCACTCTGCTGGCAGCCCCAGCAGGGACGGCCAACATCTGACCTGGTTGGCTCACAGTGTGGGCTAGTCTGGGTGCCTGCCCGGTGCACCCTAAGGACTCACAGTAAGCACAGTTTTAGGAAGATAAGCCACTCACAATCAACATCATGGAAACAATAAGTCTTTATGGGCCACATGTGGCAGATGATATCAAATATGTGTTCTACAAAAACCTTAAACCCACTTGGTTTGGGTTATGTCAGGATCAGATATGAGAATACTGATTGAAACCTGAGTTTTGATGTAACATTTGGTGTTGGAATAGTTAATTTTAGCCTCCTGGTTTTGACCTATTTGCGAGGTAAGGCAGAGCAAGTGGGAGGTTGAAAAGACTCAGCTCAAGCCAACGCTGCTGGCATTGCAGAGAAAAAACTGAATACAATATCCCATAATACCCTTGAATCCAATTTAGCTGAGAACTATAGGTTAGTCCGATTTATCCTATATATTTCAAAGCCTCGTGTAACTTAAGaaccaagaagaagaaaaacaagcagaCTAGTGTCAGAtattaaagcacttttaataTAAACCCCCTCTGATATCCACTGATATACTGAATGCTCCCACTTCATCAGCTCTATGCCACTCTggtaacctttgacctctgtagCTACATCTGTCCTAGATTCCCCTGTATTCTCCAGCCGTGCAACATTTCCACTGGAATCTGACACCAGATTGGGAGTATAGGATTAGGATCCTGTCGCCAATGCCATGTGATCCCCCATCTGGGAAAAATGTCTGGGATCTTTGAATGTACGGTCAGACAGTGGATGTTTACTGTTCTCAATCTGGAGTGACTTCTACTGTAAAATGAATGATTTTAGTGGTTCAGTTACTTTGGCTATGCTCTATTTTCATACAGGTAATACAATATTATGTAACACACATTTGTGGTTCATATTCAATACATTTAAGGTATTCACTTCTCAGACTTTCTCCACCGTGATGCTGAATAATGTAATTACAATGTTATTACTATAGTCGTCACCTGACTTCACAAATTGGTTTAATTCTATTTTAGTTGTAACGATTGACTGTATAAGAAGGTGGATGGCACACCAGCTTCTAAAAGTGAGGCCAAAACACTtaaagctccccctggtggcagGTTATGATATAGGTCTGAAAGTCGGCCTGCTCCATCATAACAGATAGAACATAGGTCAAACTAGAGCATTAAAATAAGCATACATTTTTCCTCAAAATTGGTTTCTGTCATGAGATTTAGTtattatcatgctgatttattatatcaacctttatttatacttaaCAGAGTCATTAAGATGCAATtgtcatttaataataataataataataataatagttaattttatttataggcgcctttctggacacccaaggtcaccttacaacatagcaataataaaagcaacactcaacattaaataaatacatacattagaataaagaatacaatactAAGAAAATGAAAGGGGGAGGAGAAGTCATTccagtgagagagacagattaGAGTGCGTATGCTTggcggaaaaggtgagtttttaggcgggtgggtatttttgtatggaggagttcaatgaggtactgaggagctaagttgttgatggccttgtaggtgaggaacagaatcttgaaGATGATGCGGTTTTTAATGGGAAGCCAGcggagttgctgcaggacaggtgtgatgtggctgcTGGAGGAGGTTCTGGTGATGATATCGAGTCATTTACAGAAGCAATTAAAAGTCACATTGACACATATTGTGTGGAGACAAAAATAGATCACCAGCAAAATATGTCAGCATCCATCACagcagtattttggctttactttgttttataatGGGAGGAGATAGAGGCACGTTGTCCATGTTTATATACAGTCATGCTTGTATTTATCAATTTGACTCAGCAGCTGTCTTACAACATAAGTTCAAGGACTTGTTCCAAGAAGGAACAGACTCCTTGGCAAGGATAGGTCCAGAAAAACCCTGATGAACTTGAGCTACATTCTGTacaagagtttaaaataaatcaatgagcTGCTGGTGTGATAGATTGAAAAGAGACTTCTTAATTGGCACCACATTGCTAAACCAGCAAAACCAGGACACTGCAATTGATTGAGCAATGAATCTGCCTCTTTTGGGATGAGGGTTACAATGGAGCTGAAATGACCTTATAACCTAAAACTGCTTCAAATTATACAACTCAGATTAGAGCTTATCATTTTCTGACGTCATGGCTCAAAACGACCCCAAAGTGAGTTTCTGTACCCTTACGTAACTTGAAAACCCGTACTTGTGAGTGTCTTGAAAACTCTTCTAGCTTTTTGTTTGCCGGTAAGATTTGGAAATTTTACCATAGACTCAAAGGCTATTAATATCAGCGCTCAGCAGGAAGTtagacacattttcttttaggAGGAATTGGCAGAAAGTCAGTATCTTGTCGGCTGCCAGTTAGGCTCACACTTTTCTGTGAGCCATAACTGGTTTCATACCCTGTGTATCTGCCAAGtcagcagctgcagctggactgaCTCACTTCCTCCAAAGGTGGAGATAGACAGGTGCCATGGTCTCTTCTGCCTGGTCTCAAAAACACTGATTCAGAAGGACGTGTCTTGTCATCTACCATAGCATCATCCTGCCCTTTGCCCTGTGACTGTGAATCATGGGAACATTTGTGAATGTCATCCAGTCAGGCCTTTTgtacttttgtttttcacttttgcAGAGCTAGAAGCTTTTATCCCTGAATTTTAATTCTAAACCCCGCAGCCATATAATATACTGTTTAAGTTACAGTCCTTTCATCTGTTTTATTCATGCAATTATAATGACTGTGTACATTTGAAGCATTCATTTCTCAGCTGCAGGTTTGGTAGAGATAGAAAACCACCCTTAAAATGGTTGAGGCtcttttgtcttcctctctgatAAAATTCATTAGTTGCCGGTTTCCTGCTTTTGTTCATCCGACCATGACCTTTTGTTTGGGCTGGTGCTAAAGGTTTTGTGCATTGTTTAACTAAGGTAGGTCGGCTACACCCAACAAAGACCACACTgataagaaagacaaaaagtgaAAGCCTTTTTAAATTAAGATACCAACTTCTCTGCCCAGACAAACCATTTGATCTACATAGTGAACTTTGATTTCAGAATACAGTAGAAACGGAAAAGGGAACATTATTTGAGGTAAAGTGGGCTCACTTAGGCTGAAACCTAAAGAGAAACCATACCAGAAGGATTATAgtcataaaatgtaaattgtTCATGTGTGAAATATTCCATGTTAACTAATATCAAGCATTTTTTTGCTGAATGTTGGCCTCTGTGgtcaggggtgtgtccagacttttttgactgggtAGGCCAACCTGGGGCACcgacataggcaggggtggctaAAGTATTTGagcgcacatgcacacaaattaaTAGCAATTaccttttctgttttcactATCTACTTTAGCAGCTATTAGAATATCACACAGTCG harbors:
- the LOC117831380 gene encoding rhodopsin, with protein sequence MDAEELIESIIRAFMFLAGVLGNNWLAISSLPGQKSGIRTNEVLFINLAASNLITNYLVDLPDTIADFAGRWILGETFCGVFRFCADLSETSSIYTTFFISIFWHQKLVRSLKRGGAPVQLDSLRLIGCLLAGSWTVAVVFGIPHFFFVTVKATNDSHEDCVDLYPNAIASQIYDIFYLTLANALPMAGIVFVSIQIVITLLRNQRRIKSHNSDAAKEMDKEEKKSPDHKNIDLSVGTASGPSTSKDPKESASLTSIYTGQSSKSSPLSRAPIVGSIAEAPPALSKPSQMPAKPSSSSTSQVRAAKSVVAVASVFLVCWLTHILLRITNNIHTSSLVVEVASYVAASYTCIIPYIFLHGVKKLSCSCKR